In the Pogoniulus pusillus isolate bPogPus1 chromosome 4, bPogPus1.pri, whole genome shotgun sequence genome, one interval contains:
- the LOC135175159 gene encoding leptin-like, translating into MRWCPELVVSLWGALWLVPPLVCARPVRLEKVRGDTKNLTRTLSTRIQQLQLLALPLRVPELEQLPGEVAPEGLVAMAQRLQVFQFLLTQLATSGHQPLSQLANDLENLASLLVTMATQLGCPQVALESPPSMDPASEVLVQAPHTVTTIALGRLRGCLDGIATRLGGHLLC; encoded by the exons atgcGGTGGTGCCCCGAGCTGGTGGTGTCCCTTTGGGGTGCCCTCTGGTTGGTGCCACCTTTGGTCTGTGCCCGTCCTGTGCGCTTGGAGAAGGTCCGAGGGGACACCAAGAACCTGACCCGCACCCTCAGCACTCgcatccagcagctccag CTCCTCGCCCTGCCGCTGAGGGTTCccgagctggagcagctgcccggggaggtggctcCAGAGGGTCTGGTGGCCATGGCTCAGCGGCTCCAGgtcttccagttcctcctgacCCAACTGGCCACCTCCGGTCACCAACCTCTGTCCCAGCTCGCCAACGACCTGGAGAACCTGGCCAGCCTCTTGGTCACCATGGCAACCCAACTAGGCTGTCCCCAAGTCGCTTTGGAGTCACCTCCCAGCATGGATCCAGCCAGCGAGGTTCTGGTGCAAGCTCCTCACACGGTCACCACCATAGCCCTGGGCAGGTTGAGAGGGTGTCTGGATGGCATTGCCACTCGGCTGGGAGGTCACCTCCTCTGCTAG